In a single window of the Rhopalosiphum padi isolate XX-2018 chromosome 1, ASM2088224v1, whole genome shotgun sequence genome:
- the LOC132919164 gene encoding uncharacterized protein LOC132919164: MSPLNSPHEPVFSSLPSTIMEIEKIPTQAPPMDIEEATEEDIIDSMFENINEIYQLNAYDISKISAALEYSKSLNFYDFKLDDGNEDEVFINKLNLTFKNIGTISSLLDYLKALLVDVCISILNNVKIYALNFLVI; the protein is encoded by the exons ATGTCGCCGCTAAATTCACCCCATGAGCCGGTTTTTTCAAGTTTGCCGTCGACCATAATGGAGATCGAAAAAATTCCCACTCAAGCACCACCAATGGACATAGAAGAAGCCACGGAAGAAGATATAATTGACTCCATgtttgaaaat attaatgaaatatatcaattaaacgCGTACGATATATCCAAAATCTCAGCCGCGCTGGAATATTCGAAGTCGTTGAATTTCTATGATTTCAAGCTTGACGACGGCAACGAAGatgaagtatttataaataaattaaacctaacatttaaaaatataggcaCCATTTCTAGcttattagattatttaaaagCACTATTAGTAGATGTATGTATTTCAATCTTAAATAACGTGAAAATTTATGcgttaaattttttagttatttag